Proteins from one Bradyrhizobium roseum genomic window:
- a CDS encoding IS110 family RNA-guided transposase produces the protein MQASTAVTPTADHIGTIFVSIELSQKTWLVTLHSPVRDRISRHKLEGGNQVELLALIEKIRARAAEKLGSVPRVVSCYEAGYDGFWLHRLLLTAGITNYVFDPASIAVDQRSRRAKTDRIDGELMLRTLMAYLRGEPRVVRIVRVPSVEAEDARRASRERDRLVKEQTAHTNRIKALMRLSGMAVGNPRRRDWLSFLEQQRDWEGQPLPPHSLAEVKREHARLTMVREQIAALEQVQTAQACPVPPPMAERRSSLQRLKALGPAFTATLVNELFYKDFRNRREVASYCGLVPSPWKSGGIDREQGISKAGNPRARNKAIELAWLWLRHQSDSALSRWFRTRTANAGKRAKRVAIVALARKLIVALWRYLTTGLIPEQAIMKA, from the coding sequence ATGCAAGCATCGACCGCAGTCACGCCCACCGCGGACCATATTGGCACAATTTTCGTTTCGATCGAACTAAGTCAGAAGACCTGGCTGGTGACGCTGCACAGCCCGGTTCGTGACCGGATCTCCCGCCACAAGCTCGAGGGAGGCAATCAGGTCGAGTTGCTTGCCCTGATCGAGAAGATCAGGGCGCGGGCGGCCGAGAAGCTGGGGTCTGTGCCGCGCGTCGTGAGCTGCTACGAGGCCGGCTATGATGGCTTTTGGCTGCACCGGCTGCTGCTGACGGCAGGCATCACGAACTACGTCTTTGATCCCGCCAGCATTGCCGTGGACCAGCGGTCGCGGCGGGCGAAGACGGACCGGATCGACGGCGAGTTGATGCTGCGGACCTTGATGGCCTATCTGCGGGGCGAGCCACGGGTGGTCCGCATCGTCCGCGTCCCGAGCGTGGAAGCCGAGGATGCCCGGCGTGCGAGCCGGGAGCGGGATCGTCTGGTCAAGGAACAGACGGCCCATACCAACCGGATCAAGGCGCTGATGCGTCTGTCGGGCATGGCGGTCGGCAACCCGCGCCGACGGGACTGGCTCAGCTTTCTGGAGCAGCAGCGGGATTGGGAGGGGCAGCCGTTGCCGCCTCATTCGTTGGCCGAAGTGAAGCGCGAACACGCGCGCCTGACCATGGTACGCGAGCAGATTGCGGCGTTGGAACAGGTACAGACTGCACAGGCCTGTCCCGTTCCTCCTCCGATGGCGGAGCGGCGATCAAGCCTGCAGCGGCTCAAGGCGCTCGGCCCGGCCTTCACCGCGACGCTGGTGAACGAACTGTTCTACAAGGACTTCCGCAACCGGCGCGAGGTCGCCAGCTACTGCGGATTGGTGCCGAGCCCCTGGAAGAGCGGCGGCATCGACCGCGAGCAAGGCATCAGCAAGGCTGGCAACCCGCGGGCGCGCAACAAGGCGATCGAGCTGGCCTGGCTGTGGCTTCGCCATCAGTCGGACAGCGCGCTCAGCCGCTGGTTCCGCACCCGCACCGCCAATGCCGGCAAGCGCGCCAAACGCGTCGCCATCGTCGCCCTGGCGCGCAAGCTGATCGTGGCGCTGTGGCGCTACCTCACCACGGGCCTCATTCCGGAGCAGGCAATCATGAAGGCATAA
- a CDS encoding metallopeptidase family protein: MWTEAKAPSLAEMEVMAHEVFERLPETFRTLCEGVIIRVDDFPTDEVLEEMAAQSEFDLLGLFQGIGLPQQSHGDVARLPNMIWLYRRPILDYWAEHEETLGHIVRHVLIHEIGHHFGLSDADMEAIEAAAG; this comes from the coding sequence ATGTGGACCGAAGCAAAAGCCCCCTCGCTCGCCGAAATGGAAGTCATGGCGCATGAGGTGTTCGAGCGCCTGCCGGAGACGTTCCGCACCCTGTGCGAGGGCGTGATCATCCGCGTCGACGACTTCCCGACCGACGAGGTGCTGGAGGAGATGGCGGCGCAGAGCGAGTTCGACCTGCTCGGCCTGTTCCAGGGCATCGGCCTGCCGCAGCAGAGCCACGGCGACGTCGCCCGCCTGCCCAACATGATCTGGTTGTACCGGCGGCCGATCCTCGACTATTGGGCCGAGCATGAGGAAACGCTGGGCCATATCGTCCGCCACGTCCTGATCCACGAGATCGGGCACCATTTCGGCCTGTCGGATGCCGATATGGAGGCGATCGAGGCGGCTGCGGGCTAG
- the trmD gene encoding tRNA (guanosine(37)-N1)-methyltransferase TrmD yields MTWRATVLTLFPDMFPGPLGVSLAGKALASGVWALEACDIRASATDRHRSVDDTPAGGGPGMVLRADVLAAAIDAGDNGHSRPRLLMSPRGRPLTQAQVAELATGPGPLIVCGRFEGVDQRVIDARNLQEVSIGDYVLSGGEIAAMALIDACVRLLPGVMGKQASGEDESFSEGLLEYPQFTRPQTFEGRGIPEVLISGDHAKVAAWRRAEAEALTRARRPDLWAARPGQKATKSTTDG; encoded by the coding sequence ATGACCTGGCGCGCCACCGTCCTGACCCTGTTTCCTGACATGTTTCCCGGGCCGCTCGGCGTCAGCCTGGCGGGCAAGGCGCTGGCGTCCGGCGTGTGGGCGCTGGAGGCGTGCGACATCAGGGCGTCGGCCACCGACAGGCATCGCAGCGTGGACGACACCCCCGCCGGCGGCGGCCCGGGCATGGTGCTGCGGGCCGACGTGCTGGCGGCGGCGATCGATGCCGGCGATAACGGCCACAGCCGGCCGCGCCTGCTGATGAGCCCGCGGGGTCGGCCATTGACCCAGGCGCAGGTGGCGGAGCTGGCCACGGGCCCCGGCCCCCTGATCGTCTGCGGGCGGTTCGAGGGGGTCGACCAGCGGGTGATCGACGCCCGGAACCTGCAGGAGGTCTCGATCGGGGATTACGTGCTGTCGGGCGGCGAGATCGCCGCGATGGCGCTGATCGACGCCTGCGTACGGCTGCTGCCGGGAGTGATGGGCAAGCAGGCCTCCGGCGAGGATGAGAGTTTTTCGGAAGGGTTACTGGAATACCCCCAGTTTACCCGGCCGCAGACGTTCGAGGGCCGCGGCATCCCGGAAGTGCTGATTTCCGGCGACCACGCCAAGGTGGCAGCCTGGCGCCGGGCGGAAGCCGAGGCCCTGACCCGGGCGCGGCGACCGGATTTATGGGCCGCCAGGCCCGGCCAAAAGGCCACAAAAAGCACGACAGACGGGTGA
- the rpsP gene encoding 30S ribosomal protein S16 yields MSVVIRLARAGTKKRPVYHVVVADSRFPRDGRFIERLGHFNPLLPKDNESRLKLDMDKVKSWLAKGAQPSDRVTRFLDAAGVVKRPARNNPEKAVPRKERKAAAEAAKK; encoded by the coding sequence ATGTCAGTCGTCATCCGCCTCGCGCGCGCAGGCACCAAGAAGCGTCCGGTCTATCACGTCGTCGTCGCCGACTCGCGCTTTCCCCGCGATGGCCGCTTCATCGAGCGTCTCGGCCACTTCAACCCGCTGCTGCCGAAGGACAATGAGTCGCGGCTGAAGCTCGACATGGACAAGGTGAAGTCCTGGCTCGCCAAGGGCGCGCAGCCGTCGGACCGCGTGACCCGCTTCCTGGATGCGGCCGGCGTCGTCAAGCGCCCCGCCCGCAACAACCCGGAAAAGGCCGTGCCGCGCAAGGAGCGCAAGGCCGCCGCCGAAGCCGCGAAGAAGTAA
- a CDS encoding HpcH/HpaI aldolase/citrate lyase family protein, whose amino-acid sequence MIRPRRSLLFMPGSNARALEKARTLSADAIILDLEDSVAPDAKAAARDQIAKAVAAGGFGKREVLIRVNSLDTPWWVDDVTMAGKARPDGILVPKISTVADLNAIANRLSDINADTSIRVWAMLETARGVLDADKLAAASKDSETRLAGFVFGPNDISRETRIRMQPGRAAMIPMITHCILATRAHGLEILDGPYSDIGNLDGFAAECAQGRDLGFDGKTLIHPSHIEACNAIFTPPAEEVAEARKIIAAFEKPENASRGAIQLDGRMVERLHADMAKRTIAIADAIAAMGN is encoded by the coding sequence ATGATCCGTCCGCGCCGCAGCCTGTTGTTCATGCCGGGATCGAACGCGCGGGCGCTGGAAAAGGCCCGCACGCTGTCGGCCGACGCGATCATTCTCGACCTCGAGGACTCCGTGGCGCCGGACGCCAAGGCCGCGGCGCGCGACCAGATCGCCAAGGCCGTTGCTGCCGGCGGGTTCGGCAAGCGCGAGGTGCTGATCCGCGTCAACAGCCTCGATACGCCGTGGTGGGTCGACGACGTCACCATGGCCGGCAAGGCGCGGCCTGACGGCATCCTGGTTCCCAAGATTTCCACGGTGGCCGATCTCAACGCCATCGCCAACCGTCTCAGCGACATCAACGCCGACACGTCGATCCGGGTCTGGGCCATGCTGGAAACCGCGCGGGGGGTGCTCGACGCCGACAAGCTCGCCGCGGCGTCGAAAGATTCGGAGACCCGGCTCGCCGGCTTCGTGTTCGGGCCCAACGATATCTCGCGCGAAACCCGCATCCGCATGCAGCCGGGCCGCGCCGCGATGATCCCGATGATCACGCACTGCATTCTGGCGACGCGCGCGCACGGGCTCGAAATTCTCGACGGACCCTACAGCGACATCGGCAATCTCGACGGCTTTGCCGCCGAATGCGCGCAGGGCCGCGATCTCGGGTTCGACGGCAAGACGCTGATCCATCCGAGCCATATCGAGGCCTGCAACGCCATCTTCACGCCGCCGGCGGAAGAGGTCGCCGAGGCGCGCAAGATCATCGCGGCATTCGAAAAGCCGGAAAACGCCTCCCGCGGCGCCATCCAGCTCGACGGTCGGATGGTGGAGCGGCTGCACGCCGACATGGCAAAGCGAACCATCGCGATTGCGGATGCAATCGCGGCGATGGGGAATTAG
- the rimM gene encoding ribosome maturation factor RimM (Essential for efficient processing of 16S rRNA) translates to MAAPICVARIGAAHGVRGAVRLWTFTEDPFAVKDYGPLTTKDGARQFEVTHVREAKDHLVATLKGIATREDAERLNGLELYIAREKLPETDEGEYYHADLIGLAAVNAADEPLGRVTAIHNFGAGDIIEIAPPQGPTMLLPFTNAVVPTVDLAGGRVVIELPREIEGDEPNPS, encoded by the coding sequence GTGGCAGCACCGATTTGCGTCGCGCGTATCGGCGCTGCGCATGGCGTGCGCGGCGCGGTGAGGCTGTGGACGTTCACGGAAGATCCGTTCGCCGTGAAGGACTACGGCCCGCTGACGACCAAGGATGGCGCGCGCCAGTTCGAGGTGACGCATGTCCGCGAGGCAAAAGACCATCTGGTGGCGACGCTGAAAGGCATCGCCACCCGCGAGGATGCCGAACGGCTCAACGGCCTCGAACTCTATATCGCGCGCGAAAAGCTGCCCGAAACCGACGAGGGCGAATATTATCACGCCGACCTGATCGGGCTGGCGGCGGTCAATGCCGCCGACGAACCGCTCGGCCGCGTCACCGCGATCCATAATTTCGGCGCCGGCGACATCATCGAGATCGCGCCGCCGCAGGGGCCGACCATGCTGCTGCCGTTCACCAACGCCGTGGTGCCGACGGTCGATCTCGCCGGCGGCCGGGTGGTGATCGAGCTGCCGCGGGAAATCGAGGGCGACGAACCCAATCCCAGCTAG
- a CDS encoding carbonic anhydrase — MTTSFPRHLLDGYQAFTSQRLPTEQTRYRELSERGQSPAVMVIGCCDSRVSPEVIFDAGPGELFVVRNVANLVPVYQPDGGAHGVSAALEYAVNVLRIQHVVVLGHAQCGGIRAFIDKIDPLSPGDFIGRWMAMFIKPGEVVEQREHEAMQDFVVRIEKAAIFRSLENLMTFPFVRSRVEKGEMQLHGAYFGVAEGSLFVLDQQAKEFQSVGGPASG; from the coding sequence ATGACAACCTCATTCCCGAGACATCTGCTCGACGGCTACCAGGCCTTTACCTCACAGCGGCTGCCGACCGAACAGACGCGCTACCGGGAACTCTCCGAGCGGGGCCAGTCGCCGGCCGTGATGGTGATCGGCTGCTGCGATTCCCGCGTCTCGCCGGAAGTGATTTTCGACGCCGGCCCCGGCGAATTGTTCGTGGTGCGCAACGTCGCCAATCTGGTGCCGGTCTATCAGCCCGACGGCGGCGCGCATGGCGTCTCGGCGGCGCTTGAATACGCCGTCAACGTGCTGCGCATCCAGCATGTCGTGGTGCTCGGCCACGCGCAGTGCGGCGGCATCCGCGCCTTCATCGACAAGATCGACCCGCTGTCGCCGGGCGATTTCATCGGCCGCTGGATGGCGATGTTCATCAAGCCAGGCGAGGTCGTCGAGCAGCGCGAACATGAGGCGATGCAGGATTTCGTGGTCAGGATCGAAAAGGCCGCGATCTTCCGCTCACTCGAAAACCTGATGACGTTCCCGTTCGTGCGCAGCCGCGTCGAGAAAGGCGAGATGCAATTGCACGGCGCCTATTTCGGCGTCGCGGAGGGATCGCTGTTCGTGCTCGATCAGCAGGCGAAGGAATTTCAGAGCGTCGGGGGACCGGCAAGCGGATAG
- a CDS encoding c-type cytochrome, whose product MARSTWLHILIATIAAVAALLFVRLHNANGAPLPSESVSAGHGLAEAWCKNCHAIEATTAGVRSRGPDFVAIANRVSTTALSLKVFMKTSHHRMPNLIITPAQADDLTNYILSLKRD is encoded by the coding sequence ATGGCGCGTTCTACCTGGCTGCATATCCTGATCGCGACGATTGCCGCGGTCGCGGCACTGCTGTTCGTAAGGCTGCACAACGCGAACGGCGCGCCGCTGCCGTCCGAGAGCGTTTCAGCCGGACACGGCCTTGCCGAGGCCTGGTGCAAGAACTGCCACGCCATCGAAGCGACGACCGCGGGCGTGAGAAGCCGCGGGCCGGATTTTGTCGCGATCGCCAACCGGGTTTCGACCACGGCGCTATCGCTCAAAGTCTTCATGAAGACCAGCCATCACCGGATGCCCAATCTCATCATCACGCCCGCCCAGGCCGATGATCTCACGAATTATATTCTGAGCCTGAAGCGCGATTAG
- the leuD gene encoding 3-isopropylmalate dehydratase small subunit has protein sequence MDKFTTLEGVAAPLKIINVDTDMIIPKQYLKTIKRTGLGKGLFSEQRYKDDGSENPDFVLNQPAYRNAKVLVAGDNFGCGSSREHAPWALLDFGIRCVISTSFGDIFYNNCFKNGILPIRVTQDDLDKLFDDAERGANATLTIDLPNQEIRGPDGGTVKFEIDPFRKHCLINGLDDIGLTMEKKSSIDTYEAKLKQERAWA, from the coding sequence ATGGACAAGTTCACCACCCTGGAAGGCGTAGCTGCGCCCCTGAAGATCATCAATGTCGACACCGACATGATCATCCCGAAGCAGTACCTCAAGACCATCAAGCGCACCGGCCTCGGCAAGGGGCTTTTCTCCGAGCAGCGCTACAAGGACGACGGCAGCGAGAACCCGGACTTCGTGCTCAACCAGCCGGCCTATCGCAACGCCAAGGTGCTGGTCGCCGGCGACAATTTCGGCTGCGGTTCCAGCCGCGAGCACGCGCCCTGGGCGCTGCTGGATTTCGGCATCCGCTGCGTGATCTCGACCTCGTTCGGCGACATCTTCTACAACAACTGTTTCAAGAACGGCATTTTGCCGATCCGCGTCACCCAGGACGACCTCGACAAGCTGTTCGACGACGCCGAGCGCGGCGCCAATGCGACGCTGACCATTGACCTCCCCAACCAGGAGATCCGCGGTCCCGACGGCGGCACGGTCAAGTTCGAGATCGATCCGTTCCGCAAGCACTGCCTGATCAACGGCCTCGACGACATCGGCCTGACCATGGAAAAGAAGTCGTCGATCGACACCTACGAGGCGAAGCTGAAGCAAGAGCGCGCCTGGGCCTGA
- a CDS encoding DUF6455 family protein translates to MTVQEKPYPVVSLVVDTFGDWLKHRREMREMHEMDAANFSQIAGELRMSPNDLEELVRQGPHAADELPKMLIALGIDQEALARTEPHVLRDMERVCSMCNHKRQCDRDLAAGTAAKHYEEYCGNADTIDGLGPRVHQ, encoded by the coding sequence ATGACCGTTCAGGAAAAGCCCTATCCCGTCGTCAGCCTCGTCGTCGACACCTTTGGCGATTGGCTGAAGCACCGCCGCGAGATGCGGGAAATGCACGAGATGGACGCCGCCAATTTCAGCCAGATCGCCGGCGAATTGCGGATGTCTCCCAACGACCTCGAGGAACTGGTCCGTCAGGGCCCGCACGCCGCCGACGAGCTGCCGAAGATGCTGATCGCCCTTGGCATCGACCAGGAGGCCTTGGCACGCACCGAGCCCCACGTGCTGCGCGACATGGAGCGCGTCTGCTCGATGTGCAATCACAAGCGCCAGTGCGACCGAGATCTCGCCGCCGGTACTGCGGCAAAGCACTACGAAGAATATTGCGGCAATGCCGACACGATCGACGGCCTCGGCCCGCGGGTACACCAGTAG
- a CDS encoding TIGR00645 family protein — protein sequence MGATEPDQAAEQAYSYKPNPALKRAERRVESVLFNSRWLMAPFYFGLVISLAVLLYKFCVVLWEFIVHAPGAKEADIILGALSLIDLSLTGNLILIVVFSGYENFVSKIDPAGHPDWPEWMTKVNFSGLKQKLMASIVAISAIQVLKAFMNIDTAFDPNKLGWLVGVHLVFVFSAFMLAISDRWGGGDH from the coding sequence GTGGGTGCAACGGAGCCGGATCAAGCGGCCGAACAGGCCTATTCCTACAAGCCCAATCCGGCCCTGAAGCGCGCGGAGCGCCGTGTCGAGAGCGTGCTGTTCAACAGCCGCTGGCTGATGGCGCCGTTCTATTTCGGCCTGGTCATCAGCCTTGCGGTGCTGCTGTACAAATTCTGCGTGGTGTTGTGGGAGTTCATCGTCCACGCGCCGGGGGCCAAGGAAGCCGACATCATCCTCGGCGCGCTCTCGCTGATCGACCTTTCGCTGACTGGCAACCTGATCCTGATCGTGGTGTTCTCCGGTTACGAGAACTTCGTCTCCAAGATCGATCCGGCCGGCCACCCGGACTGGCCGGAATGGATGACGAAGGTCAATTTCAGCGGCCTGAAGCAGAAACTGATGGCCTCCATCGTGGCGATATCGGCAATCCAGGTGCTGAAGGCCTTCATGAACATCGATACCGCCTTCGATCCAAACAAGCTCGGCTGGCTGGTCGGCGTGCATCTGGTGTTCGTATTTTCGGCCTTCATGCTGGCGATCTCCGACCGCTGGGGCGGCGGCGACCACTAG
- the leuC gene encoding 3-isopropylmalate dehydratase large subunit, whose translation MSQPTTLYDKIWNDHLVHEADDGTCLLYIDRHLVHEVTSPQAFEGLRATGRKVHAPEKTLAVVDHNIPTTDRSKPNPDPESIEQMRVMAENAKEFGIEYFNEFDKRQGIVHVIGPEQGFTLPGTTIVCGDSHTSTHGAFGALAHGIGTSEVEHVLATQTLIQKKAKNMRAVVDGKLPDGVTGKDIILAIIGEIGTAGGTGYVLEYAGDAIRALSMEGRMTVCNMSIEGGARAGLIAPDEKAFEFLKGRPKAPKGADWDAAMRYWEKLRSDEGAHFDHELRLDAAKLPPIVTWGTSPEDVVSIAGFVPDPDKIADEAKRLSKHRALKYMGLTAGTKITDIKLDRVFIGSCTNGRIEDLRAAAKVADGKTVNANVNAMVVPGSGIVKEQAEAEGLDKIFIKAGFEWREPGCSMCLAMNPDKLSPEERCASTSNRNFEGRQGFKGRTHLVSPAMAAAAAIAGHFVDIREWR comes from the coding sequence ATGTCCCAACCGACCACGCTGTACGACAAGATCTGGAACGACCATCTGGTGCACGAAGCCGACGACGGCACCTGCCTGCTCTATATCGACCGCCACCTGGTGCACGAGGTGACATCGCCGCAGGCGTTCGAAGGCCTGCGCGCCACCGGCCGCAAGGTCCACGCGCCGGAGAAGACGCTGGCCGTCGTCGACCACAACATCCCGACCACCGACCGCTCGAAACCGAATCCCGATCCTGAGAGCATCGAGCAGATGCGCGTGATGGCTGAGAACGCCAAGGAATTCGGCATCGAATATTTCAACGAGTTCGACAAGCGACAGGGCATCGTCCACGTGATCGGCCCCGAGCAGGGCTTCACGCTGCCCGGCACCACGATCGTCTGCGGCGACAGCCACACCTCCACCCATGGCGCGTTCGGTGCGCTGGCGCACGGCATCGGTACCTCGGAAGTCGAGCACGTGCTGGCGACGCAGACGCTGATCCAGAAAAAAGCAAAAAACATGCGCGCGGTGGTCGACGGCAAACTGCCGGACGGCGTCACCGGCAAGGACATCATCCTCGCTATCATCGGCGAGATCGGCACCGCCGGCGGCACCGGCTATGTGCTGGAATACGCCGGCGATGCGATCCGTGCGCTCTCGATGGAAGGCCGCATGACCGTCTGCAACATGTCGATCGAAGGCGGCGCGCGCGCCGGCCTGATCGCGCCGGACGAAAAGGCGTTCGAATTCCTGAAGGGCCGCCCGAAAGCGCCGAAGGGCGCCGACTGGGACGCCGCGATGCGCTATTGGGAAAAGCTGCGTTCCGACGAAGGCGCGCATTTCGACCACGAGCTCCGGCTGGATGCCGCAAAACTGCCGCCGATCGTGACCTGGGGCACCTCGCCCGAGGACGTGGTATCGATCGCAGGCTTCGTGCCCGATCCCGACAAGATCGCGGACGAAGCCAAGCGACTCTCAAAACATCGCGCGCTGAAATACATGGGCCTGACCGCGGGCACAAAGATCACCGACATCAAGCTGGACCGCGTCTTCATCGGCTCCTGCACCAACGGCCGCATCGAGGACCTGCGCGCGGCGGCGAAAGTCGCCGACGGCAAGACCGTCAACGCAAACGTCAATGCGATGGTGGTGCCGGGCTCGGGCATCGTGAAGGAGCAGGCGGAAGCCGAAGGCCTCGACAAGATCTTCATCAAGGCCGGCTTCGAGTGGCGCGAGCCGGGCTGCTCGATGTGCCTTGCCATGAACCCCGACAAGCTGTCGCCGGAAGAGCGCTGCGCCTCGACCTCGAACCGCAACTTCGAGGGCCGCCAGGGCTTTAAAGGCCGCACCCATCTGGTGTCGCCGGCGATGGCTGCAGCTGCCGCGATCGCCGGGCACTTCGTCGACATCCGGGAATGGCGCTAA
- the rplS gene encoding 50S ribosomal protein L19, with the protein MNLIQQLEKEQFDKLAATKTIPEFGPGDTVIVNVKVVEGERTRVQAYEGVCIGRSGGGLNESFTVRKISYGEGVERVFPVMSPMIDSITVLRRGKVRRAKLYYLRQLRGKSARIVEKKQDRAAAVGE; encoded by the coding sequence ATGAACCTCATTCAACAGCTCGAAAAAGAGCAATTCGACAAGTTGGCCGCGACCAAGACGATTCCCGAATTCGGGCCCGGCGACACCGTGATCGTCAACGTCAAGGTGGTCGAAGGCGAGCGCACCCGCGTGCAGGCCTATGAAGGCGTCTGCATCGGCCGTTCCGGCGGCGGGCTCAACGAGAGCTTCACCGTCCGCAAGATCTCCTACGGCGAAGGCGTCGAGCGCGTATTCCCTGTCATGTCGCCGATGATCGATTCGATCACCGTCTTGCGCCGCGGCAAGGTCCGCCGCGCCAAGCTGTATTACCTGCGCCAGCTGCGCGGCAAGTCGGCCCGCATCGTCGAGAAGAAGCAGGACCGCGCGGCCGCCGTCGGCGAGTAA
- a CDS encoding glycosyltransferase family 32 protein, whose amino-acid sequence MRPDVVTFWHGPLDRLRLTCLRSQVAAGHKVTVYSFDPIPGLPDGVGNAEAEAILPHSFAGRLRPPEPDGSWRDWTILQFSDFFRMRLMAERAGLWLDADVLLLKPVEIDPAKPYFALERRRQIGNSVLYLPAHHPIVTAFAELMEQEDLTPDWLALRHRVTFMLRQLRHRSSRLSDIRVAIYGPAAITALARRTGALRHALPKQSFYAVHAEPKLFFEPSDFSRLLADPGIIGLHISPKGRGGQAPIEGSLYAWATEKFGK is encoded by the coding sequence ATGCGGCCTGACGTCGTCACGTTCTGGCACGGGCCGCTCGACCGGCTGCGGCTGACCTGCCTGCGCTCGCAGGTCGCCGCCGGCCACAAGGTCACCGTCTACAGTTTCGACCCGATCCCGGGCCTGCCCGACGGCGTCGGCAACGCCGAGGCCGAGGCGATCCTGCCGCATTCGTTTGCCGGACGGCTGCGCCCGCCGGAGCCGGATGGAAGCTGGCGCGACTGGACCATTCTGCAGTTCAGCGATTTCTTCCGCATGCGGCTGATGGCCGAGCGCGCCGGGCTGTGGCTCGACGCCGACGTGCTGCTGCTGAAACCGGTCGAGATCGATCCGGCAAAACCCTATTTCGCGCTGGAGCGCCGCCGCCAGATCGGCAACTCGGTGCTGTACCTGCCGGCGCATCATCCGATCGTGACGGCGTTCGCGGAGCTGATGGAGCAGGAAGACCTCACGCCGGATTGGTTGGCGCTGCGCCACCGCGTCACGTTCATGCTGCGCCAGTTGCGTCATCGGTCGAGCCGCCTCTCCGACATCCGCGTCGCGATCTATGGTCCCGCCGCCATCACCGCGCTGGCGCGCCGCACCGGCGCGCTGCGCCACGCACTTCCAAAACAGTCTTTTTATGCGGTCCACGCCGAGCCAAAACTGTTCTTCGAGCCGTCGGATTTTTCCAGACTGCTCGCCGATCCCGGTATCATCGGGCTGCACATCTCGCCGAAGGGACGCGGAGGACAGGCTCCGATCGAAGGCAGCCTTTACGCGTGGGCCACGGAGAAGTTTGGAAAATAG